Part of the Triticum urartu cultivar G1812 chromosome 2, Tu2.1, whole genome shotgun sequence genome, CTGGATTTCAGCAAATGAGAGTCATATCATTTACCAGGATTACTCTTGTTGTATGCAGATAGTAGTGGGAAGCTTCAATGCTTGTGGGAAAAAAGAGCCAAAGCCGCAGGCTCCTTCTGAGCCCGTACCACTGAAGGTCGTTCCGAGCACTGGGATGGCGGCCAACAGCCCCCCTTCAAGAGGCACATTGAGCGAATCGTCCGGTGGTACCGCAAGCCCGAGACATCAAGGCTACGCCTCCAACAACAATAACCAGCCGCCGATCTTGTCCAGCATGCCCTGGAAATGAACTCAGCATCCTTGACCGAATTCGGACATCGATAGACTGTCGGTGAACTGCCTCCCTGGCAGGAAGTAGAAATGTCACTTCTGTCTAACTAGCTCCCATTTAGTCGTATAAATCAGAAGTTTAATTAGGGAGCAATGTAGCTGGTATGAGTGGTAACTGCAGCTGCTGTGTAGGTCGTCTCAGCTTGAATTTCTGTGCCAGTTAGTTGTTTATTGTTGTCTTGAGATGATGTATTTAGGTATGATCTTGTGACCCTATGAGGCGCCACGAAATAATTATGTTTTTATGTTCAATCAATTCATGTAAATTTCATGTATGTCCTGCAAAAATTATCTTCTTACTTGATCTGTTCAATGCCCCAACAGCGATACAAGAATTTGACACGCAAGATAAAACTCGTGTCAAAACATAAGGTTGCAAGCATAATCAACACAGCAATTGGCGATGCTCTGGAGCAAACGTTCTTGACCGCAGTATGCTAACCATTGGCTTCGGTGGTCACTATATTGCAACTCCAGTTAGTTAAAGCTTCGAGCAACTCTAGCAGAATCGCTGAAATCTCGTATCCATATTCGCTGAAAGGGCGATCGCCAAAATTTATGGAGGCTAAAACAGGTGACTGCAACTCAGATTCGCTGTAACATGGGGATGCATATTACTGtttgggacccacctgtcattggGAGAGACAAATTCACCTTCTCCAAAACTCCCAACGTCTCTCTCTGCTCAAGTTCACCCCGATTCCTCTCTCCCACTCCCCGGTCTCGATTGTGGTGGCCGCCCACTGCTCCATCCCCTACCCGTCGACTCCTTCCTCCCGCTCGGGCTGTACTGCTGACGCAGCGAGGCGCAACTCCACGAGGCCAACAATGGCGGGGACATCGAGCTCGCTAACTGCAGCAAAATGAAGGGGAGCGCGTAGGCAACGTCAGAGACAGGGCCACGAGGTTGAGCAGCAATGCGGGATGGGTAGCAGCAATGGAATTGCGCGTGCAGCGTCAAGGCGGGCTCAAGCCGGAGGTGGAACTTCCCTCCCGCCAGAAATCCTATGGATGAAGAACACCCTGCAAAATCTCCCCCTGCCTCCAAATACACAGGCTGGAGGGGACAATATGGAGCGCCTTCCGAATTTTTTGTTGAATAGCGATCCATCTAGCAAGAATCTGCTCGAGCAGTTTTCTTTTTTACCTCTCTAGCCTCTGTATGACGGTTATTATGGAGGAAAATGGTATACAGCCATTCGGCTAGAGTTGGTCGGCCAACCAAGGTAATTTTGAAAGATTATACTATTCCAACAAGAATAATCTTGATTGAATTTGATTCTCAGTCCTTGGACGTTACACTCTTCTACATAACAAGTGTCCGGATTTCCTGGTAAATATGAGGTCTGCACTATATCATCGAGCGTTCAAAGCCATGATCTCATGCATGGGAGTGATCAGAAACATCAGCGCGAGCTACCGAAGGAGGGGTAAGCTCTCCACTCGTGCTGACCTGACATCAACGCCGTTACAACATGATCTTCCTAGCTGTGAACCAATAGAATAGGAATGAGATATATGTCAAAGAACGAAACACGAGGTGAGTTAGAAAAGCAAGAGCTGAGCCAACCTAAGGCACACTATTGTTGTTTTGTCAAGAAGATCCTGTTGACAACATCTAAAGGGAGGGCGTAGGCAGGATCCATAGGCTTCACTCCAGGATACTCCATCAATGAGAGCCCTGTTTTTGCAAGAGGCTAACTAATTCAGCAAGGAGTTTATGACTTTGAATCATTCGAATAGCATACTGCAAGATCCCTGTGGTTAACTACTATACTAAGGGAGGAAGTAATATAAATACCTGCAACTCCAAAGTACGTGTGGTAGATATCGACCGCATTATCTGGTCTATCTGAAATTCCACCATTTTCCTTGTCCTGCCAATGTAAAAAGTTATGACAATATATATGGTAAACGGAGAAAATTGATCTTTTAGATGATGGGAGTTAGAAGTTGGACACATAATTATCAGAATTTCAGAGCAAGAATCATGAGCAGTTACCTGACAGTTCAATATGAACTTTGCAAGTTTTTCCTTGTCAATCCAGTGCACTCTATCAATAATTATCAAGCTTGATAACACCCACCATGAGTAGCACACCTATTGCGAGCAGTTCAATTAAATCTATGGTACAGTGAGAAATGCAAAAGGTGCACAATCTGAGAAAGCAGTCAATCTCACATCAGCAAGTTTCTCAGGACGCCCATTGAGCCCTCCATCTCTACACTGGCGCTCACAAAGCCACCATCCAAGGAGATCTCTATCAATGTGATGCAAAGAGCCGGTGATTGCGAGAGCACCAACACAACAGAATACTGCACGGAATGGATACATGTTTTCAGGTTATCTGTCCGCTATAAAGTGACAACTTGGAGAGAATTAAAAAGATAAAGGAAATAATCTTGTGAAAATGCAAATTTCATGTCATCATAGGAGTGCCACAATAATAATCATAGCAAATTGATTGGATAAATAGTAAATATCTTGCATTTTCCTGAAGGAAATGCTTTTTTATGTTTGTACAACCAACAGTGTAGTCAAGAATAATCAATTAtatccctcttcttcttccgGAATACAGATAGAAATACAAATAGACGATCTGACATAAATCTGATAAGGCATCATACTAGAACACTTGGAATCGATGGACTTTCAGTAGGATCTATTTTATTGACAAAATTACAGTTCTACTCAGGTACAATAGCAGTATGATTTGAGAGTAAAATGAAGATAATACATACTCTGCCCAGCATGAGACTCCCCTCCTGGCATCGCTCCAAACCCGCCGTCCAAGTTCTTACAGCTAACAATATATTCTACAGCCTTGTCCACATTAATTTTGTGCAGACGATGCAGTAATGACAAGGTGCATATGGAAATATAAGAGAACCTACAAGACATATATTACATTCATATTGGTAGCTCATACAGATGCTGCATTCAAATAAAACACATGGGAACTCAAAAGGAACAGTTACAGTTTTTACCTAGTATCAACTTCACCCCAAATATCACCAGAAAATGATCCATCCTCATTTTGAAGTCCAGTAATATCTGACACAATTTAGATAGGAAAAGAATAGGGCCAGATTTCAAGCTCAGGGTGAGGCTACTTCAATTCATCCAGAAAACTATTTGCAGAAGCTTACAATGTTATCACTACTTCCCCATTTCATGATACAATTTAAGTCAAGCCGCAAGGCAATCAAATACCTAGAACTGGCTAATGCAGCAGATTAGTGTTCGAATACTGTGTCACAGCCACACAATATCGATCATCTATCAAGTACTATCTCATATGGTATTGTATTCTGGATGCAGCAGTAGACTAAAATTTTGACATGCTGCACTTAGTGTGGAAATTAGTGGATCATGGCTAGATGCTAAGCTGTGTGTTAACATAACTCCATAAAGCCATCCACATTTCAAGATGCAATGTTTTCTCATTCACCATTGAAAGGAAAGGTAATGTAAATGCAACACAATGTTTCAGCTTTCTTACTAGCAGTTCAGGGAAATGAAGCAGCCCCAAAACAAGATGAGATTGACTACAACCATTAGGACGTCGCTAACCTAACATTCACAAAACTACTACAGCAGGAGCAGCATGAAGCTCACTGAAGATCTGGAGAAGGATACAATCAGCAATTTTGTCTGCATCAAGAACATCGAGCCGATCGAAGAGGCAGAGGACCTGCACGGCGCTGAGCGTGTAGAGGACATGCGGGTCGTGCCCCACGTTCCCCCCGAACCCACCTGCACAGCCACATCCCAAGAAGACACACAAGTGAATCATTCAAGAACCGAGGATCCGAATCGACAAAACCAAGGCTTCCCCCTGCAGCCAAAGTACCAGATTCCGGGTGGTAGCACGACATGATCCAGTCGACGACCTCGGCGGCGTCCACGGCGTGAAGCTTGTGGAGGAGGTCGAGCGTGGTGAGGCCCCAGTAGGCCCCGCTGGCCCGGAGGTGCTCCATCACCAGCGACTCGAACGAGTCCTTCTTCTGCGGCAAACGGCGAGGAGGACGGTTGAGTTGTCGCCGGAGACGGTTCGCATCCGAGAGGGGGTATGCGTTGGGTGGGTGGTTGCTTACCTTCTCCGCGGTGACGATGTAGCGGACGTGCTTCTCCGCGGCCAGCTCCCCCTCTTCACCCATGGCTTCCTCCTCCTAGCTTCGCTTGGTTAGCGATGCTCCGTCGACGACTGATGTGCTCTTCTCCGCCGCGAGCGTGTTGGGATCAGGGGAATCAGGGAGGCCGAGCCGATGGGTTACTGGGCTAGCCGGGCCTGTGGTATGGATTGTTCGCCGAGATGGGCCTCGTGGATTCATGAGCATTTGGAAGCCCGCACCAAGCCTAACCAGGCCCACGGAGAAAGAAAACGGGATGTTTGCTTGGTGGAAACCACTAATTGCAAAGGTCACTGCAACCTCCTCACGTTGTGGCAtatgcgccacttgtcgcaacatGAGAATTTCCTTTTTTCCATAGATCAGTTTATTTCTTTGCGGGAACATAAATcagtttattcaaaacgttttatctcttaaaccgatGCGTTCAAATCTTGAATCATTTTCACCGTTGAATTCCTCACGTCAAGATCTTCAAATAGATCCCATGTTAATAAGTTTTgatgaaaaaaatcatgaaaaaaCCGGAAGAAAAAACTGAACcaaaaacatgttttttttcgAAAGAGGTACGTCCCTGCCTCTCGCAAAGCAAATCCTTGCCTCCACTAGAAACAAATATGTGCATCCcgtgaaaaaaaagaaaacataTTTTTTCCCATTTTTGAGAGGCATGATCGTGACTCTCGTGAAAAAATGCGAGTTTTTTCCGATTCCGAGAGCCGCGGTcgtgcctctcgcagaagcaaatcTATGCCTCTCATGAAAGTAAAAAAAGAAAGCACTTATTTTCcatttccgagaggcacgaccATGCCTCTCGTGGAAGGAAATCTGTGTCTCTCGCGgaaacaaaaagaaagaaaacgcgttttttttgcacattttttttgaaaacaaTTTTTTGTCCAAAAGCTAAGAAACACCAGTGGAAAACTAAAAGGCCAAAAAAAACTAGAAAAATCATCTAAAAAGCCGAAAATGCGTGTAGATAAAAAAAATCGAAGGGAGCGTCCAGAGCACGACACATGACGGCGGCTGAGagcgttgtcggtgtcaaaaccggcagatctcgggtaggggtcccaaactgtgcatctaaagatcgatggtaacaggagacaaggacacaatgtttacccaggttcaggccctcttcatggaggtaataccctacgtcctgcttgattgactttgatgagtataggggttacaagagttgatctatcacgagatcgtaatggctaaaccctaattgtctagcacgtatgattatgattgtgatctagcctctacggactaaaccctccggtttatatagacattggagggagttagggttgtacagagtcgatttacagagaaaggaatatccATATCCacacgctaagcttgccttctacgccaaggagagtcccatccggacacgagggaaggccttctatcttgtatcttcacggcccatctgTCCGGCCCACATCAcgtagcccggacacccgaggaccccataatctaggactccctcagtagc contains:
- the LOC125536369 gene encoding geranylgeranyl transferase type-2 subunit beta 1 isoform X2, whose product is MGEEGELAAEKHVRYIVTAEKKKDSFESLVMEHLRASGAYWGLTTLDLLHKLHAVDAAEVVDWIMSCYHPESGGFGGNVGHDPHVLYTLSAVQVLCLFDRLDVLDADKIADYITGLQNEDGSFSGDIWGEVDTRFSYISICTLSLLHRLHKINVDKAVEYIVSCKNLDGGFGAMPGGESHAGQIFCCVGALAITGSLHHIDRDLLGWWLCERQCRDGGLNGRPEKLADVCYSWWVLSSLIIIDRVHWIDKEKLAKFILNCQDKENGGISDRPDNAVDIYHTYFGVAGLSLMEYPGVKPMDPAYALPLDVVNRIFLTKQQ
- the LOC125536369 gene encoding geranylgeranyl transferase type-2 subunit beta 1 isoform X1, which translates into the protein MGEEGELAAEKHVRYIVTAEKVSNHPPNAYPLSDANRLRRQLNRPPRRLPQKKDSFESLVMEHLRASGAYWGLTTLDLLHKLHAVDAAEVVDWIMSCYHPESGGFGGNVGHDPHVLYTLSAVQVLCLFDRLDVLDADKIADYITGLQNEDGSFSGDIWGEVDTRFSYISICTLSLLHRLHKINVDKAVEYIVSCKNLDGGFGAMPGGESHAGQIFCCVGALAITGSLHHIDRDLLGWWLCERQCRDGGLNGRPEKLADVCYSWWVLSSLIIIDRVHWIDKEKLAKFILNCQDKENGGISDRPDNAVDIYHTYFGVAGLSLMEYPGVKPMDPAYALPLDVVNRIFLTKQQ